A region of the Gouania willdenowi chromosome 1, fGouWil2.1, whole genome shotgun sequence genome:
AGAGCGCAATAAAGGAGGACAAATCATCCGCACAGTGGACCCCGGGTCCTCGGCCGACCTGGGGGGGCTCCGGGCCGGGGACCGGGTGGTGGAGGTGAACGGGGAGAACGTGGAGAGCCAAACTCATCACCAGGTGAGCGATGGTGATCATGTAATcactgtttttagtcattattaCAGACGTCAGGAAAGTGTCAGCGGTGCAAACAAAGACTTGTAGACCTGTTGGACCACTTTCTCTGGCCTCAGGACGAGCACTAAATGGGTCAATGTTTTCCTGGTGTGGGGCTCACTGTTACTTTGTTACCAAAATGAATTACAGTGGATTGAGAATGTAAAAtcttaatgtaaaaaaataaaataaaataatgtaaaataataataaaatcaaatgtaaaaactcTCGTCACATTTTCATAGCCGAGATGTtatgaacatttagctcactttcctcacatttagaccatttttccttcatttgagacagaaattcatgtaaaacagcatgttttatatcattgttaaaaatgtgtaaacatgaaaaataaatctaaatgtaaaggttaaatgtaaatccaaatgttaaatctaaatgttaaattcatatctaaatgttaaattcatatctaaatgttaaattcatatctaaatgttaaattcatatctaaatctaaatgttaaattggtcaccaagtgtaaagctaaatgtttagaaaatatGCGTGGCAGGACAGTGGTGCAAATGCAAAGGACCTTGGCGGGTGGGGAGTGTGGAGTGTGGGCAGGGCCTTTTTATGACCAGCTCATTTGTataatttcaaaacatttagctttacacttggtggcccatttaacatttagatttagatttaacatttagatttagatttaatatttagatttagatttaacatttagattgacatttaatatttagatttcacttttacatttagatttagatttatttttcatgtgtactcatttttatatataataatatagagCATGCTGTTTTAcgtgaatttgtctcaaatgaaagaaaaatcagCTAAGTGTGAgcaaagtgagctaaatgttcaaactaTGTCGActatgaaaaagtgaccaagtttttacattcagcagtTGAATATTCTCTAATTCTCTatagcagtgattcccaacaaGGGGTTCACTGTGAGGGTACAAGAGCACATTGTAGGGGGTACTGAGAAACATTTATCCATcaacttcaaaaaaataataggaaAACATTCCTAGGTCCTTTTTTACGCTTTTTTCCGGACAAATttaccacaaactaacaataataTTGCTCAATATAAtgctaaataaaatatttcatattGCAACAGATTCTATACTTTagaccagaggttctcaactcgtGGGTCGAGACCCCAACGTAAGATTCGCTGGTCAATTTTTATTAGGTCATGGGCATTCGAGTTCCTTCGAGTGCTTTTATTATGTAGGGGATTTATTCATGCGTCTGAGTACCTTTAATTCACACCTCCAAGAAAGAGTagatattttagtgttttttaatacaaataaataaataatcatttaatgtttaactaCTAATCAGATTACCAGaagaaaagtaatttttttcataCGTTCAGATAAAAGCTGCCGTTgcctactttttattttaaaaaagcactATCAGAAGTTTCACTATTATCATCGCAAAATTTCAAAACTGCATTCTGTATAATTTCAATGTAAAACTACAACATTgtttgttctaaaaaaaaaaaaaaaatgctgtgaactCCAAAAAGTTCTTCTGATGTGAGTCGAAGatgtcaccatttttttttttctccacaggtTGTAGATCGGATCAGGGAGGTGCCCCACCGCACCAGGCTGCTTGTGGTGGACAAAGAAACCGAAGACTACCTCCTCAGCCACGGCCTGGCCTGCACTGAGGACATCGCCATTGAAATGGGAACCCTGTCCCCTCGGCCCTCTCCCATGTCCACGCCCTCTGCCTCCCCCATACCTAGGGAGACCTCCCCCCTGTTAATCAAATCCAAACACTCACTCATGTTACGTCACTCCAGCGTTGGCTCGACCATCAGCATTAGCACAAGCATACTCAAGAGATCCTCCATGATGTCCAGCTCCACCACAGACACAGAGGTAAAGTTCTTGCGGCACAAGGTTTAAAGTTCAAAGTTGGAGCGTTCACAGTAAGAGAGTGGATAGTTTTCTGGaaccaaaattcagccctggcattttgtgtccagaccagcccactacattatcagaggacaccagatgccgttattaagtcagtgatgctcaacatgtggctctttgtctcattttttattattattcccccagaaaacctttaaagggggaaactttttaaccccaatttttaccttttttctttggccatttttaaacttcctttgtcccatttttgccccttttcaaaaagttctgacacttttttcagactttagctaccttttgacaataaaaaatatcccttttttcaaattttttgtccatttttgcaagttctttatgacacttttatccaatttttgttctttctttaaatttttgggccacttttcatccaattaagctaacttttgcccactaaataccacttgtttccttttcccccaacattttgcctctttttgttccacattttgcccattttcactactgtttgccacattttgcccatttaagctaccctttgccactacataccacctggtttctctttaaatgccatttttttttggccactcttgactacttttggcccattttagtcacttttcactcttttcttgccaagtttttcgccacttttggaccatttttggccacccgTTAATATATCTACCTCAACTCGCtcgtcaaaacaaaaaaaaaaacaggtagcGGATGACAGACCCTATTCCTCCCTCTAGTagtgtagtgccattgcgtacccctatttgagaaacactgcactagAATAAGGAAATCACAATAATATTTGATAATACCAAAAATACGGAAAAGGTAAACAAAGTAAACAGGGACAAGATAAAAGGATTAAAATCAGTTAAGAAGTTggtcaacaaaaacaagaaaagtgtatgaaaacaaggtaaaaatgaaagcatttgGAGTTTTTAATCACTTAACCGTGATCAAGAAGAAATAAATCACTTGTATTCAACTGTACTCAACTCACATATTCACTCTGAATTTCTCAGTATGAAAATGCGTAAGGCCAAAAACAAACTGGCGACCTGCCCAGGGTGTAACCGGCCTCACGCCCATATTGGCCAGGAAGAATCCTGAACAGGACAAGCAGGtataaaagacaaataaatagaAAGATGTTTGATTTTACTCAGCCTTCATTTCCAAGAAATAATGTCACCTTTAATATGAATTATGGAAACAAGACATTAAGTCATAGAAGTAAACAATTTGAAGGAATCCTTGGAATAAAGATGATCCTAATATAAAGTTAATGAGAGTGATGGGGTATCGCCATTATCTAAAGTGTGAATGGTTAGTTGTTTACTGTCTGGAGCTTTAAACCCTCTGGCTAATTTGGTGGTTCGATCCCCTTAAAAGATGTATGTTCAGCAAAATCTGCACAACAAACATTACCTAAGAGTAGCAAGAGAGGTTAGTCtaagccagtgtttctcaagtgGGGGTACaatggcactgcagggggtacttgagagagggagagaaagagagagagagaacacaaTTTTGAACAACTGGACTTCTATGCTTTTACTttgtcaaaaaataattatcgaaaaaaaaaagtttttggggttgccagaaattcttgatatcaaaatggggtcacgatccaaaaaaaggatGGAACCACACTAAATAGTGTTctattcataatattttgtgagatgtctcactatgggatgtgacctctgtctacattcctcagaagcactcTATTTCACTATGCCAATTCTGATGGACAGTCTGCTGGGATGaccctcccacctcctataaagcAGGATACGGACAGTGTGCGCAccattcaaaaacctcttctcctctcagctATCTGGCGTATCTTAATTCTGACCAGTTTAACTGTCCGCAGACGGGATTTTCTTTCTTCTCCAGTCGCTGACTGGACTAGCGCCTGCTTAAGACCACACAGGTCGAGAAGTGGTTAAAACAGCTCTTACCTTGCTCTGCTCGGTGAGTACTGTCCTTCACTGCCGCAAGGCACGTGAACCTCCCAGCCTCAGCTCAGCTGACTGGCTCCATCCAACGCTGCCGCTTCAGCGCACACGTTGGTCTCCAGCGGCCTCTCACTCCGGTGACAGCCCTCGCTGCTAGCTTTGTGCCGCAAAGCCGGTGCTTACAGACCTCAACACACCCTAGCTCTCCGGGCTCCTGCACACGTCAGTATCCCTCCTGGGCCCTCAGTACAGCCCGGCTCCGGCCCCATTCCACAGTATCCGAGCTTCGAACTCCAGCGACCCAGCTGCCATTCAAAACCCAATGCTGTCCCTGATGTCTTGGATGTTCCGGCTCACTGGCCCCAATCGAAGACGGAGGCCAGAGCGCATACGCGTATTCTTCTGCATCACCTGTCCGATCTAGGATTCATGGTGAATACAGAGAAGAGCGTTTTGTCCCCTACACAGGAAATAGTCTTCTTCGGCGGAGCAGGTGAGGTCATTCAGGGCGTGCCTTACGCTGTTCCAAAAGAACAGATCTGTCCGGTTCAGGTTGTGTCTTCGGTTACTCAGTGTCTTCGGTGCGGTCAGTTTTTCCCAGGTGATGCGAGAATCATTCTGAGGCCCACCCCGGCTTTTGTGCCAAAATTGGTGGGCTCGTGTTCTCCCATTGACTTGctggccttttctgcctcacagaGTGAGCAGCGGCCTCATTTGTTGTGTCCTGTTCATGCGATCTGCACTTATATGGGCAGGACAAGGTGCCTCAGGGGAGCGATCAGCTGTTGGTTTCCTGGGGGAAAGCCTGTCACTAAGCAatgcctgtcacactgggtggtggaggttattgctttggcttactcgAGTCAGGGTCTACAGCTGCCTGCGGTTCTACGTGCACACTTGACTCAGtcatcctgggctttgttcaggggagtgtttGTCCAGGACATCTGTGCGTCGGCAAGCTGGTGCTCGCCC
Encoded here:
- the LOC114466741 gene encoding Na(+)/H(+) exchange regulatory cofactor NHE-RF2-like, with the translated sequence MERELRPRLCYLIKGMQGYGFHLHGERNKGGQIIRTVDPGSSADLGGLRAGDRVVEVNGENVESQTHHQVVDRIREVPHRTRLLVVDKETEDYLLSHGLACTEDIAIEMGTLSPRPSPMSTPSASPIPRETSPLLIKSKHSLMLRHSSVGSTISISTSILKRSSMMSSSTTDTELQVEPSPEPSHELLPRLCHLLKGEQGFGFNLQSDKKKKSQFVLVVDPCSPAYQAGVRAGDRIVEVHLNFSHFVHFRQHS